The Peribacillus simplex genome contains the following window.
CTGCTTGTGAAATCATTGAACTATCAATATCCGCTGTTCTTTTATATAGTTGAAAGCTGACCGCTAATGGTTTAGGCAATACGGCAACACCTATGCGCAATCCTGGAAACATTATTTTAGAGAAGCTTTTTAAATAAATGACCATGTGATGTGTATCCCCGGAAAAAATGGGGTCTACCTTCATATTCTCTTCGAAATCTGCTAAATAATCATCTTCTACAATATAGACACCATACTTTACAGCAAGTTTTAGTATCTCTTCTCTGTCCTTTTTAGAGTAAGAAGTCCCTAACGGATTATGGAAACGGGGCATCGTATAAAAGAATTTAATTTTCTGACTGCTAAAAATCCGCTCTAATTCCCCAAAATCAATACCTGCTGCTGTTCGTTGGATTCCTAGCACGGAAATCTTGTACGCTTTCAATTGCTCCACAAACAGATGATAACTAGGTTGTTCAACAAGTATATGGGTACGTTCATTAGGAAATGGGATGAACGTTAATAAGGAAAGGGCTTGTTGCACGCCAGAAGTAATGAAAATCTGTTCTTCTTTTGCGAAAACCTGATACTGCTCTAATTGTTTTTGTATCACTTTAATTAAAGAGGGTAGTCCTTTTGGGGTGCCATAGATAAACAATTCTTGCTGATAGGTATCGATGGCTTTGTTGATACAATGTTGAAAGTCATGATACGGAAATTGATGCCAAGAGGGAGCGGAGGTAACAAAGTCGATTTCCGCTGTTGGTTCACTTTTACCATCAAATTTTTTTTGAACGACATAATATCCACTTTTAGGAACCGCGTAGATTAAATGCCTCTTTTCCAATTCTTGCAGGGCTTTCAAGACAGTACTTTTACTACATTGATGTTGTTCGCTTAATCGACGAATCGATGGGAGTTTAAAGCCCGCTTTGAGCTGTCCATTTTGGATCAGAGATTCAAATTCATTAAACAAAGCTTCGTATTTTAACATGAATTCCTCCTAAAAACTGTACCGTTACAGATGCTTCTTATTTGTATTGTATCGTAGTGAAGCTTTTAATACGATATTAACAACCGGCCGGGTGTTAAAAAGGAGGATTTACTCAATATGCCAGAACAAAAAAAAGCCTATTTTGCGGCGATACTATATGCTTTTATTATTGGATTTTCATTTATTTTCACAAAAATATCATTAATGGAAGCGAGTCCGCTAGATATATTGGCACATCGATTTACGATGGCTTTTTTGATCGCGATAATTTATAAGCTGTATCGGAGGACATCAGTGAAAATGAGTGCAAAGGATACTTTGAAAATTCTTCCGTTGGTGCTTCTTTATCCAATTTCATTCTTTACCTTTCAAGTGTTTGGTCTCGTATATACCTCATCTTCAGAGGCGGGTATTATCCAAGCGACTATACCAATTTTC
Protein-coding sequences here:
- a CDS encoding PLP-dependent aminotransferase family protein — protein: MLKYEALFNEFESLIQNGQLKAGFKLPSIRRLSEQHQCSKSTVLKALQELEKRHLIYAVPKSGYYVVQKKFDGKSEPTAEIDFVTSAPSWHQFPYHDFQHCINKAIDTYQQELFIYGTPKGLPSLIKVIQKQLEQYQVFAKEEQIFITSGVQQALSLLTFIPFPNERTHILVEQPSYHLFVEQLKAYKISVLGIQRTAAGIDFGELERIFSSQKIKFFYTMPRFHNPLGTSYSKKDREEILKLAVKYGVYIVEDDYLADFEENMKVDPIFSGDTHHMVIYLKSFSKIMFPGLRIGVAVLPKPLAVSFQLYKRTADIDSSMISQAALEIYIKSGMFERHRNKVRLSYLGRAKLLYDALEKHSAQGFYRPSSICMNAHIVLPHRLNSAHLIKNLQNQQVLVETIGQNYIDGFHQEKIVKINVSNTNIQKLDQGIALIFKELNNKQNYYI